A stretch of the Proteus sp. ZN5 genome encodes the following:
- a CDS encoding alpha-xenorhabdolysin family binary toxin subunit B — translation MNNNETLIISEILFEHNKLFHAYRNILHLSNNKCYMNNDFDNELTLFLEKNNKNIERIIYFSLVLKSRLRQKLLNDIFKTINEIDEEIKKETLNAELKFKLEVEKKEIIDIYLNEIDETSTIISEHNLFLSTEIKQLKKQFITHKITPFIIDKKDLINQLTKNISTLEIDSEKTKQELNIIRESEEILNKRSFLNLFKNSIPLKSEIEGLNIESKEKNLLSSLIEILNNLFSTLSHGFSYTKIVETRHQLTTNYLEQIKQLNQLKNKKQNALFVLKHYYKLIDIDYYLRVFIEQLEQLNKYWNNINLQFYELKNNILLTEDIIIPLFSFLDNFSLYYDIPEKINSNTP, via the coding sequence ATGAATAATAATGAAACTCTCATCATTTCAGAAATACTTTTTGAGCATAATAAACTCTTTCATGCATATAGAAACATTCTTCACTTAAGTAATAATAAATGTTATATGAATAATGATTTTGACAATGAACTAACCTTATTCTTAGAAAAAAATAATAAAAACATTGAGAGAATCATTTATTTTTCTCTCGTTTTAAAAAGCCGATTAAGACAAAAATTACTCAATGATATATTTAAAACCATTAATGAAATTGATGAAGAGATAAAAAAGGAAACTCTTAATGCAGAGCTGAAATTCAAACTGGAAGTAGAAAAAAAAGAGATCATAGATATATATCTAAACGAGATAGACGAAACAAGCACTATAATTAGTGAGCATAATTTATTTTTATCAACAGAAATAAAGCAACTTAAAAAACAGTTTATTACTCATAAGATCACACCCTTTATCATAGATAAAAAGGATTTAATTAATCAACTAACGAAAAACATTTCAACTTTAGAGATAGATTCAGAAAAAACGAAGCAAGAACTGAATATCATTCGAGAAAGTGAAGAAATCCTAAATAAAAGATCTTTTCTCAATCTTTTCAAAAATTCGATTCCATTAAAATCAGAAATTGAAGGGCTTAATATTGAGTCTAAAGAGAAAAATCTGCTATCTTCATTGATAGAAATACTTAATAATTTATTTTCAACTTTAAGTCATGGTTTTTCTTATACTAAAATCGTTGAAACTCGCCACCAATTAACGACAAATTATCTAGAACAAATTAAACAACTCAACCAATTAAAAAACAAAAAGCAAAATGCCCTATTTGTTCTAAAACACTACTATAAACTAATTGATATCGACTATTACCTAAGAGTGTTTATTGAACAATTAGAACAATTAAATAAATATTGGAATAATATTAATTTACAATTTTACGAGTTAAAAAATAACATTTTGTTAACAGAAGATATTATTATTCCTCTATTTTCATTCTTAGATAATTTCTCTCTATATTACGACATTCCAGAAAAGATAAACAGTAATACACCTTAG
- the nuoM gene encoding NADH-quinone oxidoreductase subunit M, whose product MLLPWLILIPFIGGLLSWQAERIGSQVPRWVALLTMGLTLVISVQLWLQGDYQLLSADGSPRWTEYYFVPWIPALGINIQFALDGMSLLMTVLTAILGILAVLSSWSENQPSQGAFHFNLLWILAGVMGVFLATDLFLFFFFWEMMLIPMYFLISLWGHKGSSDKKHVSAATKFFIYTQASGLLMLLAIIGLAVAFYRETGIWTFNYDTLLQAHTVLSSELQFILMLGFFAAFAVKMPIVPVHGWLADAHAEAPTAGSVDLSGILLKTAAYGLLRFNLPLFPEASALLAPVAMWLGLITVFYAALLAFRQTDIKRLAAYSSISHMGFIVIAIYAGSVLAYQGAIIQMITNGLSAAGLFIMCGMLYERLGTRDMNQMGGLWKSIRFLPAFSLFFAVASLGMPGTGNFVGEFMILFGTYGNFKLITIISVFGLVFASVYALWMMQQAYYGSPKTAERTYKGLDLREFFILIILVVLLVILGFFPQPVLDTSISAMENLQTWYSASISTVRP is encoded by the coding sequence ATGTTATTACCCTGGCTAATACTTATTCCCTTCATCGGTGGCCTGCTAAGTTGGCAGGCTGAACGAATCGGCTCGCAAGTCCCTCGCTGGGTTGCGTTGCTGACGATGGGATTAACACTCGTTATTTCTGTGCAACTTTGGTTGCAGGGCGATTATCAACTACTTAGTGCTGATGGATCGCCACGCTGGACAGAGTATTACTTTGTGCCGTGGATCCCTGCTTTAGGGATTAATATCCAATTTGCACTTGATGGTATGTCATTGCTGATGACTGTATTAACTGCGATTTTAGGTATCTTAGCGGTACTTTCATCGTGGAGTGAAAATCAGCCATCACAAGGTGCTTTCCATTTTAACTTGCTGTGGATCTTGGCAGGTGTAATGGGCGTATTTTTAGCGACTGACTTGTTCTTATTCTTCTTCTTCTGGGAAATGATGTTGATCCCAATGTACTTCCTGATTTCTTTATGGGGACACAAAGGAAGTAGCGATAAAAAACATGTTAGTGCAGCAACGAAATTCTTTATCTATACACAGGCAAGTGGTCTGTTAATGTTGCTGGCCATTATCGGTCTTGCGGTGGCCTTCTACCGTGAAACAGGTATTTGGACGTTTAATTATGACACCTTATTACAAGCACATACTGTTTTAAGCTCTGAACTACAATTTATCCTGATGTTAGGTTTCTTCGCTGCATTTGCAGTGAAAATGCCAATTGTTCCTGTACATGGTTGGTTAGCGGATGCTCACGCAGAAGCACCAACAGCAGGCTCTGTTGACTTATCAGGTATTTTGTTAAAAACAGCGGCTTACGGTCTATTACGTTTTAACTTACCGCTCTTCCCAGAAGCGTCAGCGTTACTGGCACCTGTGGCGATGTGGCTAGGTTTAATTACCGTATTTTATGCAGCATTACTGGCATTTCGTCAGACAGATATCAAACGTCTTGCGGCTTACAGTAGTATTTCTCACATGGGCTTTATCGTGATTGCGATTTATGCCGGCTCTGTATTGGCTTACCAAGGTGCGATTATTCAAATGATCACCAATGGTTTGTCAGCTGCAGGTCTGTTTATCATGTGTGGCATGCTGTATGAGCGCTTAGGTACGCGTGATATGAATCAAATGGGTGGATTGTGGAAAAGCATCCGTTTCTTACCTGCGTTTTCACTGTTCTTTGCGGTTGCCTCTTTAGGTATGCCAGGAACAGGTAACTTCGTTGGTGAGTTTATGATCCTGTTTGGTACTTATGGCAACTTTAAGCTGATCACGATTATTTCGGTCTTTGGTTTAGTCTTTGCTTCTGTCTACGCATTGTGGATGATGCAACAGGCTTACTATGGTTCACCGAAAACAGCTGAAAGAACCTATAAAGGGTTAGATCTGAGAGAGTTCTTTATCCTGATCATATTGGTTGTTTTACTGGTTATCTTGGGCTTCTTCCCACAACCAGTGTTAGACACATCAATATCAGCGATGGAAAATCTCCAGACTTGGTATTCCGCTTCTATTTCAACAGTAAGGCCGTAA
- the menD gene encoding 2-succinyl-5-enolpyruvyl-6-hydroxy-3-cyclohexene-1-carboxylic-acid synthase — MSNSSFNRQWAKVILETLTRHGLRHICIAPGSRSTPLTLAAAANQKLVCHTHFDERGLGHLALGLAKATKEPVAVIVTSGTAVANLYPALIEAGLTGERVVFLTADRPPELIDCGANQAIRQQGIFATHPSQTLSLPRPTADISASWLVSTLDNAMNTLVHGALHVNCPFAEPLYGDDVETSTPWTEVLGDWWQSDKPWLQETLFTSVTMHPQWNALREKKGVVIAGRISPEEGVEVAKWASQLGWPLLGDVLSQTGQPLPCADLWLNNPHIKSELNKAEIVIQFGSSLTGKRLLQWQVGCSPKTYWVIDPIPGRLDPGHHQGEKFTLPPMQWLTAHPAVDNSPWTNALTNIAKQTYQKVSEITDYFGEAQVAHQLDKLLPNDGQLFVGNSLIVRLIDAFAQLPQGYPVMSNRGASGIDGLISTSAGVHRATEKPTLTILGDLSALYDLNSLALHQQVYAPNVIIVVNNNGGQIFSMLPTPEAERERFYCMPHSLNFKHAAAMFGLHYVSPTNWDALLTTVQACWTGAPTTTLIELIVDDTDGAKTLNQLVKQVTSHDFSMSAI, encoded by the coding sequence ATGTCTAATAGTTCGTTTAATCGCCAATGGGCTAAAGTTATACTCGAAACTTTGACTCGTCATGGCTTACGCCATATCTGTATTGCCCCCGGATCTCGTTCGACCCCTTTAACACTTGCGGCGGCTGCCAATCAAAAGTTAGTTTGCCATACACATTTTGATGAGCGTGGTCTTGGTCATTTAGCTTTGGGCCTCGCAAAAGCAACTAAAGAGCCTGTCGCTGTGATCGTGACATCGGGAACCGCCGTTGCCAATTTATATCCGGCTTTGATTGAAGCAGGATTAACGGGTGAGCGAGTTGTCTTTTTAACCGCAGATAGACCACCTGAATTAATTGATTGTGGTGCAAACCAAGCTATTCGCCAGCAAGGTATTTTTGCAACGCATCCTTCACAAACACTCTCTTTACCAAGACCAACAGCAGACATTTCTGCAAGCTGGTTAGTCTCTACCCTTGATAACGCAATGAATACATTGGTTCATGGTGCATTGCACGTCAATTGTCCTTTTGCAGAACCTTTATATGGTGATGATGTTGAAACATCGACTCCATGGACTGAAGTTTTAGGGGATTGGTGGCAAAGTGATAAACCGTGGCTACAAGAAACACTTTTTACCTCTGTCACTATGCATCCTCAATGGAATGCATTGCGTGAGAAAAAAGGTGTGGTTATTGCCGGGCGTATTAGTCCAGAAGAGGGTGTTGAAGTCGCAAAATGGGCTTCACAATTAGGTTGGCCTTTATTGGGTGATGTATTATCACAAACTGGGCAACCGTTACCTTGTGCCGATTTATGGTTGAATAATCCACATATAAAATCAGAATTAAATAAAGCTGAAATCGTTATTCAATTTGGTTCAAGTTTAACAGGCAAACGCTTATTGCAATGGCAAGTAGGATGTTCACCAAAAACGTATTGGGTTATTGATCCTATTCCGGGACGCTTAGATCCTGGTCATCACCAAGGTGAGAAATTTACATTACCACCAATGCAATGGTTAACGGCACATCCTGCGGTTGATAATTCACCGTGGACAAATGCATTAACTAATATAGCCAAACAAACGTATCAAAAGGTCAGTGAAATAACGGATTATTTTGGTGAGGCACAGGTTGCGCACCAATTAGATAAATTACTTCCTAATGATGGACAGTTATTTGTTGGCAATAGTCTGATAGTACGATTAATTGATGCATTTGCTCAGCTTCCTCAAGGTTATCCTGTGATGAGCAATCGAGGTGCGAGTGGTATTGATGGTTTGATTTCAACATCTGCGGGTGTTCATCGTGCAACAGAAAAGCCAACATTAACAATATTAGGTGATTTATCTGCACTGTATGATTTAAATAGTTTAGCGTTGCATCAACAAGTTTATGCACCTAATGTTATTATCGTAGTGAATAATAACGGTGGGCAAATATTTTCAATGCTACCAACACCAGAGGCAGAGCGAGAACGCTTTTACTGTATGCCTCACTCATTAAATTTCAAACATGCAGCCGCAATGTTTGGCTTGCATTATGTATCACCAACAAATTGGGATGCACTGTTAACGACTGTTCAGGCGTGCTGGACAGGGGCGCCAACAACGACATTAATTGAATTAATTGTTGATGATACTGATGGTGCAAAAACATTAAATCAGCTGGTAAAACAGGTAACATCTCATGACTTTAGCATGTCAGCGATATAA
- a CDS encoding isochorismate synthase: MEKVNPVFSTLYEKVKNINLTAQGNLLHLKVTLPSEVSFSLLSWLAAQSYYPQFYWQHRDEHEEVAACGQLCCFNHIQDACQFLGLHHCDANSDDVRIWGLNAWDTIIPGRIDKIKGDDAYLFLPRIEIRRYQQQLSVHLNMLDEGDKQDTLDFLQTLNQAVEIEPLSVSVTHVNHSLTQEQWTHYLNIALDEISQGLFEKVVPARATCLTLDNPLKAIQFMKASRDVNHHCYHYMLAFSPSDAFMGSTPERLYKRDELMLYTEALAGTVASSDNEQQATEFADWLMNDKKNQHENLVVVDDICQRLQGGVDGIDVSPADVIRLRKVQHLRRYIHGKLIDSDDIDCLKRLQPTAAVCGLPRSVARAFIREHEPFERRWYAGSAGYLSLPHAEFAVSLRCGELHDDALTLYAGAGVVAGSDPQQEWTEIENKAAGLRTLLEKES; encoded by the coding sequence GTGGAAAAGGTTAATCCTGTGTTTTCGACACTGTACGAAAAAGTTAAAAATATAAATCTGACAGCACAAGGTAATCTTTTACATTTGAAAGTCACCTTGCCATCAGAGGTTTCATTTTCATTGCTCTCATGGCTTGCTGCACAGTCGTATTATCCCCAATTTTATTGGCAACATCGCGATGAGCATGAAGAAGTCGCCGCTTGTGGGCAATTATGCTGTTTCAATCATATTCAAGATGCTTGCCAATTCTTAGGTTTACATCATTGTGATGCAAACAGTGATGATGTGCGTATTTGGGGCTTAAATGCGTGGGATACCATTATTCCAGGCCGCATTGATAAAATAAAAGGTGATGATGCCTACCTTTTTTTGCCTCGCATTGAGATTAGACGCTACCAGCAACAGCTTTCTGTTCATCTAAATATGTTGGATGAAGGTGATAAGCAAGATACATTAGATTTCCTGCAAACATTAAATCAAGCCGTAGAAATTGAACCACTTTCTGTTTCTGTTACTCATGTTAATCACTCTTTAACACAAGAGCAGTGGACTCACTATCTCAATATTGCCTTAGATGAAATTAGCCAAGGTTTATTTGAAAAAGTTGTCCCTGCAAGAGCGACATGCTTAACTCTGGATAATCCGCTGAAAGCGATCCAATTTATGAAAGCAAGCCGTGATGTTAATCATCATTGCTATCACTATATGTTGGCGTTTTCACCTTCAGATGCATTTATGGGATCAACACCAGAAAGATTATATAAGCGTGATGAGTTGATGCTTTATACCGAAGCGTTAGCCGGTACAGTCGCAAGTTCTGATAACGAACAACAAGCCACTGAATTTGCAGATTGGTTGATGAATGATAAGAAAAATCAACATGAAAATCTGGTTGTCGTTGATGATATTTGTCAACGATTACAAGGTGGTGTCGATGGTATCGATGTTTCACCGGCAGATGTTATCCGGTTGCGTAAAGTGCAGCATCTTCGTCGTTATATACATGGTAAATTAATTGACTCTGATGACATCGATTGCTTAAAACGATTACAGCCAACCGCGGCCGTATGCGGTTTACCAAGAAGTGTCGCGCGTGCATTTATTCGTGAGCATGAACCTTTCGAGCGTCGTTGGTATGCAGGCTCTGCGGGATATTTATCTCTCCCCCATGCAGAATTTGCGGTCAGTTTACGTTGTGGTGAGTTGCACGATGATGCATTGACTTTATACGCTGGTGCAGGAGTCGTTGCAGGATCTGATCCTCAGCAAGAGTGGACTGAAATCGAAAATAAAGCGGCAGGTTTACGCACATTGCTGGAAAAAGAGAGTTAA
- the menB gene encoding 1,4-dihydroxy-2-naphthoyl-CoA synthase, with amino-acid sequence MLYPSEEKLYAPIEWQDCSEGFEDILYHKSVDGIAKITINRPQVRNAFRPLTVKEMIQALADARYDDTIGTIILTGAGEKAFCAGGDQKIRGDYGGYRDDSGTHHLNVLDFQRQIRTCPKPVVAMVAGYSIGGGHVLHMMCDLTIAAENAIFGQTGPKVGSFDGGWGASYMARIVGQKKAREIWFLCRQYDAKEALEMGLVNTVVPYADLEKETVRWCREMLENSPMALRCLKAALNADCDGQAGLQELAGNATMLFYMTDEGQEGRNAFNEKRQPDFTRFKRNP; translated from the coding sequence ATGCTTTACCCGAGCGAAGAAAAATTATATGCACCGATTGAATGGCAGGATTGTTCTGAAGGTTTTGAAGATATCCTCTATCATAAATCAGTCGATGGCATTGCAAAAATTACGATTAACCGCCCGCAAGTGCGTAATGCTTTCCGTCCTTTGACAGTGAAAGAGATGATCCAAGCATTAGCTGATGCACGTTATGATGACACAATTGGTACTATCATTTTAACGGGTGCGGGTGAAAAAGCATTCTGTGCAGGTGGCGATCAAAAAATTCGTGGCGACTACGGCGGATATCGCGATGATAGCGGTACTCATCACCTGAACGTGTTGGATTTCCAACGCCAAATCCGTACTTGTCCAAAACCTGTTGTAGCAATGGTTGCAGGTTACTCTATCGGTGGTGGTCATGTACTTCATATGATGTGTGACTTAACTATCGCTGCTGAAAACGCTATTTTTGGTCAAACTGGCCCTAAAGTGGGTTCTTTTGATGGGGGCTGGGGCGCTTCTTATATGGCTCGTATTGTTGGTCAAAAGAAAGCACGCGAAATCTGGTTCTTATGCCGTCAATATGATGCAAAAGAAGCTTTAGAAATGGGCTTGGTTAACACCGTTGTTCCTTACGCAGATCTTGAAAAAGAAACTGTACGCTGGTGTCGTGAAATGCTGGAAAACAGCCCAATGGCATTACGTTGCCTGAAAGCCGCATTAAATGCAGACTGTGATGGTCAAGCTGGCCTTCAAGAATTAGCAGGCAATGCAACTATGCTGTTCTATATGACAGATGAAGGTCAAGAAGGTCGCAACGCCTTTAACGAAAAACGTCAACCTGATTTCACTCGATTTAAGCGTAACCCATAA
- the nuoN gene encoding NADH-quinone oxidoreductase subunit NuoN, producing the protein MTITPEQLIAMLPLLIVGLTVVVVMLSIAWRRDHFTIATLTATGFIIALGSLYYVNALGVVDVTTLYHVDGYSSFFTALVILSGIGTIAFAYPWLEGYQDNKEEFYLLIAIAVIGGILLSSAHHFASMFIGIELLTLPLFGLIGYAFQQRPSLEAGIKYMLLSAAASSFLLFGMALLYAEAGNLSFTAMGQSLSDSNIHKPLVLAGLGMMLVGIGFKLSLFPFQLWTPDVYQGAPAPTGAFLATASKIGIFAVVMRLFLEAPAADSETLRMILSFMAIASILFGNIMALTQKSVKRLLGYSSVSHLGYLLVALIVLQYSPVLAQETAEIYLAGYLFASLGAFGAIAVASSPYRESEMDSLEDYRGLFWRRPVVAVVMSLMMLSLAGVPITLGFIGKLYVIIAGISSSLWWLTGMVVLGSAIGLFYYLRAAAIVFLRKPDNDNTPAIATTSQNMATFVALICAIVVIALGVWPQPLIELTNFAIIAPAVN; encoded by the coding sequence ATGACAATAACTCCTGAACAATTGATCGCAATGCTACCGCTATTGATCGTCGGATTGACGGTGGTGGTTGTGATGCTGTCCATTGCGTGGCGACGCGATCATTTTACTATTGCCACTTTGACAGCAACAGGTTTCATCATTGCGCTGGGATCACTCTATTACGTTAATGCATTAGGCGTAGTGGACGTTACCACGCTTTACCATGTTGATGGATACTCTAGCTTCTTTACCGCGCTAGTGATCCTTTCTGGTATTGGAACTATTGCTTTTGCTTATCCTTGGTTAGAAGGCTATCAAGATAACAAAGAAGAGTTTTACTTGCTGATTGCGATTGCGGTAATTGGGGGGATCTTACTCTCTTCCGCTCACCACTTCGCATCGATGTTTATTGGTATTGAATTACTGACATTACCACTATTTGGTCTTATCGGTTATGCATTCCAACAACGTCCTTCTTTGGAAGCAGGTATTAAATATATGCTGCTTTCAGCAGCTGCTTCTTCTTTCTTACTGTTTGGTATGGCACTTCTCTATGCCGAAGCAGGAAACCTCTCCTTTACCGCGATGGGACAAAGTTTAAGTGATAGCAATATCCATAAACCATTAGTACTCGCAGGTTTAGGTATGATGTTAGTGGGAATTGGATTTAAATTATCTTTATTCCCATTCCAACTGTGGACACCCGATGTTTACCAAGGTGCACCAGCACCAACGGGCGCATTCTTAGCGACAGCAAGTAAGATTGGTATTTTTGCGGTTGTTATGCGTTTATTCCTTGAAGCGCCCGCTGCGGATAGTGAAACTTTACGAATGATCTTAAGTTTCATGGCAATTGCCTCTATCTTGTTTGGTAACATCATGGCGTTAACGCAAAAGAGCGTGAAGCGCTTACTGGGTTACTCTTCAGTATCGCATCTTGGTTATCTGCTAGTGGCATTAATTGTATTGCAATACAGCCCTGTATTAGCGCAAGAAACCGCTGAAATTTATTTAGCTGGTTACTTGTTTGCAAGCTTAGGGGCGTTTGGTGCTATTGCAGTAGCTTCTAGTCCTTATCGTGAAAGCGAAATGGATTCACTGGAAGATTACCGCGGATTATTCTGGCGTCGTCCTGTGGTTGCTGTGGTGATGTCGCTGATGATGTTATCATTGGCAGGTGTACCAATTACATTAGGCTTTATTGGTAAACTGTATGTCATCATTGCAGGCATCAGCTCAAGTTTATGGTGGCTAACAGGTATGGTTGTGTTAGGTAGTGCGATTGGCTTATTCTACTACCTACGTGCTGCGGCTATCGTTTTCTTACGTAAACCAGACAATGACAACACTCCAGCGATTGCAACAACATCACAAAATATGGCAACATTTGTTGCATTAATCTGTGCAATTGTTGTTATTGCATTAGGTGTATGGCCACAACCACTTATTGAGTTAACTAATTTTGCGATTATTGCTCCAGCAGTAAATTAA
- the menH gene encoding 2-succinyl-6-hydroxy-2,4-cyclohexadiene-1-carboxylate synthase: MTLACQRYNTHNEGPWLVWLHGLLGEGCEWEPVIQACHEYPSLVIDLPRHGSSASISAKDFVEVSALLTDTLKEQGIDHYWLIGYSLGGRISMYHACFGDITGLMGLIVEGGNPGLYDATERQNRLAHDKRWAERFRNEPISDVLTQWYQQPVFADLSDDKRQLLVEKRCRNAGFCIAESLETLSLGHQPWLVTELQQLTLPFIWLCGEKDNKFQSIAQQYSLPLTTIPHAGHNAHQAQPVAYAAVINHVLSLFG, translated from the coding sequence ATGACTTTAGCATGTCAGCGATATAATACCCATAATGAAGGGCCTTGGTTAGTCTGGTTACATGGGCTATTAGGTGAAGGTTGTGAATGGGAGCCTGTGATCCAGGCTTGCCATGAATATCCATCACTTGTGATTGATTTGCCTCGTCATGGTAGTTCTGCATCTATCAGCGCGAAAGATTTTGTTGAAGTTAGTGCATTACTAACAGACACACTTAAAGAGCAAGGTATTGACCACTATTGGTTAATTGGCTACTCGTTAGGTGGCAGAATTTCTATGTATCACGCATGTTTTGGTGATATTACGGGATTAATGGGATTAATTGTAGAAGGCGGAAATCCGGGTTTATATGATGCAACGGAAAGACAAAATCGCCTTGCACATGATAAGCGCTGGGCCGAACGTTTTCGTAATGAGCCTATCAGCGATGTATTGACCCAGTGGTATCAGCAACCAGTATTTGCCGATTTAAGCGATGATAAACGCCAGTTACTCGTTGAAAAACGTTGCCGTAATGCGGGTTTTTGTATTGCAGAAAGTTTAGAAACACTTTCTTTAGGACATCAGCCTTGGCTTGTCACAGAATTACAGCAACTCACTTTGCCATTTATTTGGCTTTGTGGTGAAAAAGATAATAAATTTCAATCTATTGCGCAGCAATATTCGCTGCCATTAACGACTATCCCGCATGCTGGTCATAATGCCCATCAGGCACAGCCTGTTGCTTATGCTGCGGTGATAAATCATGTTTTATCCCTCTTTGGTTAA
- a CDS encoding alpha-xenorhabdolysin family binary toxin subunit A: MDTTIFEQVDKFIEAPDIPKVALGLILGIDIENGRLPGIVTSPDLIKIKSYINKALSLPYKLDDVIDFIGYKQISIKQLLPENILSLFIKMREHALEWNQIEYAIKQQAIDLEIIGREITSIGENIITFINQMPLLTKISTTMHDLSEQELINIKYTSQDKQVSTQLIHILESMKEDIEIERDKTLKLKESLSTFRSKIMGGKDRQNIAHHSIYHEIINKKRLINEFYNKNNVLLSDERDLLIEDISMLKEEYKNYVALAFTGLAAGIIGVIITGGIFGAKAEKIRKRKNQLIDKVKNLNKEIDLYANLSLYLNSLYIELEEIEQLIEDTNMALEHIEYVWQAILTEIEASINNFNKINNALELIKFSIYLEKIISPWYMVIGYSKEILISFDNALSSFYSSN; this comes from the coding sequence ATGGATACAACCATCTTTGAACAAGTAGATAAATTTATCGAAGCGCCCGATATTCCTAAAGTTGCACTCGGTTTAATATTAGGAATAGATATCGAAAATGGTCGATTACCGGGAATTGTGACTTCTCCTGATTTAATTAAGATAAAATCTTATATTAATAAAGCACTTTCACTTCCTTATAAATTAGATGATGTAATAGATTTTATTGGTTACAAGCAAATAAGCATAAAACAACTTTTACCAGAAAATATTTTATCTCTTTTTATCAAAATGCGAGAGCATGCCCTAGAATGGAATCAGATAGAATATGCAATAAAACAGCAAGCGATTGATTTAGAAATTATTGGTAGAGAAATTACTTCTATAGGTGAAAATATTATTACCTTTATTAATCAAATGCCGTTACTTACTAAAATATCAACAACTATGCATGATCTTTCTGAGCAAGAGTTAATCAACATAAAATATACCTCTCAAGATAAACAAGTTTCTACTCAACTTATTCATATATTAGAAAGCATGAAAGAAGATATTGAAATTGAACGAGATAAAACACTTAAATTAAAAGAGAGTTTATCTACATTCAGAAGTAAAATCATGGGCGGAAAAGATAGACAAAATATTGCTCATCATTCTATTTATCACGAGATTATTAATAAAAAAAGACTCATTAATGAATTTTATAATAAAAATAATGTGTTATTAAGTGATGAACGTGATTTACTGATTGAAGATATATCAATGCTCAAAGAGGAATATAAAAACTATGTTGCGCTTGCTTTTACTGGGCTTGCTGCGGGTATTATTGGTGTTATTATTACAGGCGGAATTTTTGGTGCAAAAGCAGAAAAGATACGTAAGAGAAAAAATCAATTAATCGATAAAGTAAAAAACCTCAATAAAGAGATAGATCTTTACGCCAATCTATCGCTATATTTGAATTCGCTTTATATTGAGTTAGAAGAAATAGAACAGCTTATCGAAGATACAAATATGGCACTAGAGCATATTGAATATGTTTGGCAAGCTATATTAACAGAGATAGAAGCATCAATTAATAATTTCAACAAAATAAACAATGCATTAGAGCTTATTAAGTTTAGTATTTATCTAGAAAAAATCATTTCACCTTGGTATATGGTAATTGGTTATTCAAAAGAGATCTTAATCTCTTTCGATAATGCTCTTTCTTCTTTTTACTCCTCAAATTAA